Proteins from a genomic interval of Lolium perenne isolate Kyuss_39 chromosome 1, Kyuss_2.0, whole genome shotgun sequence:
- the LOC127325992 gene encoding ATP synthase small subunit 6-A, mitochondrial, translating into MKTFDPWPVFFRREWGRNWPFLAGFAVTGILITKLTAGFTEEDLKNSKFVQEHKK; encoded by the coding sequence ATGAAGACCTTCGACCCGTGGCCGGTGTTCTTCCGCCGGGAGTGGGGCCGCAACTGGCCCTTCCTCGCCGGCTTCGCCGTCACCGGCATCCTCATCACCAAGCTCACCGCCGGCTTCACCGAGGAGGACCTCAAGAACTCCAAGTTCGTCCAGGAGCACAAGAAGTGA
- the LOC127326031 gene encoding cytochrome P450 CYP72A616 isoform X1 produces the protein MASSCIGRVSLAVEEAAAALRRASPQMLLLAVTAVLACWCAGRALEWAWWRPRRLGAALRSQGLRGTAYRPLAGDEPLNARLNREARSRALPLRCHDIAPRAMPLLHQLIRDNGEMFISWFGPVPRVTITKPDLVHKVLSNKFGHFEKFMFSHVLKMLHNGVSSQEGEKWAKHRRIISPAFHLEKLKRMLPAFAACCIELVDGWESMATRDDETIEVDVWSEMQRLAGDVISRAAFGSSYLEGRKIFELQGEQAKLTVLVLNKIYFPGYLSLPTRTNRRRKQIAAEVEGILKGLIAKREEDLRTGQGTSDDLLGLLLESNMAHRRGGGGGLMTDEVIGECKLFYFAGTETTSALLTWTMVLLCMHPEWQHRAREEVLQVLGSSSTPDYDCLNRLRTVSMVLYEVLRLYPPITAIHRRTYKPMEVDGIRYPAGVMLTIPVLCIHHDKDVWGADVHEFRPERFADGISKATASGSRNTPAPFFPFSGGPRVCIGQNFALLEAKMGLAMILRRFSLELSPAYKHAPLPIGMLQPQHGAQIKLRRLH, from the exons ATGGCCAGTAGCTGCATAGGACGAGTGTCACTTgctgtggaggaggcggcggcagcTCTCCGGCGGGCGTCTCCTCAGATGCTGCTGCTCGCCGTGACCGCCGTCCTCGCGTGCTGGTGCGCCGGGCGCGCGCTGGAGTGGGCGTGGTGGAGGCCGCGGCGGCTGGGCGCGGCGCTGAGGTCGCAGGGACTCCGTGGCACGGCGTACCGCCCGCTGGCCGGCGACGAGCCCCTCAACGCGCGGCTCAACCGCGAGGCCAGGTCCCGGGCCCTGCCGCTGCGCTGCCACGACATCGCGCCGCGGGCGATGCCGCTGCTCCATCAGCTCATCCGGGACAACG GTGAGATGTTCATCAGCTGGTTTGGGCCTGTGCCTAGGGTAACCATCACTAAGCCTGACCTGGTGCACAAAGTTCTGTCCAACAAATTTGGGCATTTTGAGAAGTTCATGTTTAGCCATGTTTTGAAGATGCTGCACAACGGTGTGAGTAGCCAGGAGGGTGAAAAATGGGCCAAACATCGTAGGATCATCAGCCCTGCTTTCCATCTAGAGAAGCTGAAG CGCATGTTGCCTGCTTTTGCTGCATGTTGCATCGAGTTGGTTGATGGATGGGAAAGTATGGCCACCAGGGATGATGAGACAATTGAGGTGGATGTTTGGTCTGAGATGCAGAGACTGGCAGGGGATGTTATCTCCCGTGCCGCGTTTGGCAGCAGCTACCTTGaaggaaggaagattttcgagctTCAGGGGGAGCAGGCTAAGCTCACTGTGCTTGTCCTGAATAAGATATACTTCCCTGGTTACTT GTCCTTGCCTACGAGAACTAACCGAAGGAGGAAGCAGATCGCTGCCGAGGTTGAGGGGATCCTGAAAGGCCTCATTGCGAAAAGAGAGGAGGACCTGAGAACTGGCCAAGGTACAAGCGATGatcttcttggcctgctgctggaGTCGAACATGGCTCACCGcagagggggcggcggcggcctcatGACGGATGAGGTGATCGGAGAGTGCAAGCTGTTCTACTTTGCTGGCACGGAGACCACATCCGCTCTGCTCACTTGGACTATGGTCTTGCTGTGCATGCACCCGGAGTGGCAGCACCGCGCGAGGGAGGAGGTCCTGCAGGTCTTGGGCAGCAGCAGCACCCCAGATTATGACTGTTTAAATCGCCTGAGAACC GTGAGCATGGTTTTGTACGAGGTGCTTCGGCTCTACCCACCGATAACAGCGATCCACCGCCGGACATACAAGCCGATGGAGGTCGACGGGATTAGGTACCCGGCTGGCGTGATGCTGACTATACCTGTGTTGTGCATCCACCATGACAAAGACGTCTGGGGGGCAGACGTGCACGAGTTCAGGCCAGAGAGGTTTGCCGATGGAATCTCCAAGGCGACAGCTTCCGGGTCCAGGAACACGCCGGCACCCTTCTTCCCGTTTAGTGGGGGCCCCCGGGTCTGCATCGGACAGAACTTTGCACTGCTCGAGGCTAAGATGGGGCTCGCCATGATCCTTCGACGTTTCTCCTTGGAGCTCTCACCAGCCTACAAACACGCACCATTACCCATTGGCATGCTGCAGCCACAGCACGGCGCACAAATCAAGCTCAGGAGGCTTCATTGA
- the LOC127326031 gene encoding cytochrome P450 CYP72A616 isoform X2 — MGIFHTDKCGEMFISWFGPVPRVTITKPDLVHKVLSNKFGHFEKFMFSHVLKMLHNGVSSQEGEKWAKHRRIISPAFHLEKLKRMLPAFAACCIELVDGWESMATRDDETIEVDVWSEMQRLAGDVISRAAFGSSYLEGRKIFELQGEQAKLTVLVLNKIYFPGYLSLPTRTNRRRKQIAAEVEGILKGLIAKREEDLRTGQGTSDDLLGLLLESNMAHRRGGGGGLMTDEVIGECKLFYFAGTETTSALLTWTMVLLCMHPEWQHRAREEVLQVLGSSSTPDYDCLNRLRTVSMVLYEVLRLYPPITAIHRRTYKPMEVDGIRYPAGVMLTIPVLCIHHDKDVWGADVHEFRPERFADGISKATASGSRNTPAPFFPFSGGPRVCIGQNFALLEAKMGLAMILRRFSLELSPAYKHAPLPIGMLQPQHGAQIKLRRLH; from the exons ATGGGAATCTTTCATACAGACAAATGCG GTGAGATGTTCATCAGCTGGTTTGGGCCTGTGCCTAGGGTAACCATCACTAAGCCTGACCTGGTGCACAAAGTTCTGTCCAACAAATTTGGGCATTTTGAGAAGTTCATGTTTAGCCATGTTTTGAAGATGCTGCACAACGGTGTGAGTAGCCAGGAGGGTGAAAAATGGGCCAAACATCGTAGGATCATCAGCCCTGCTTTCCATCTAGAGAAGCTGAAG CGCATGTTGCCTGCTTTTGCTGCATGTTGCATCGAGTTGGTTGATGGATGGGAAAGTATGGCCACCAGGGATGATGAGACAATTGAGGTGGATGTTTGGTCTGAGATGCAGAGACTGGCAGGGGATGTTATCTCCCGTGCCGCGTTTGGCAGCAGCTACCTTGaaggaaggaagattttcgagctTCAGGGGGAGCAGGCTAAGCTCACTGTGCTTGTCCTGAATAAGATATACTTCCCTGGTTACTT GTCCTTGCCTACGAGAACTAACCGAAGGAGGAAGCAGATCGCTGCCGAGGTTGAGGGGATCCTGAAAGGCCTCATTGCGAAAAGAGAGGAGGACCTGAGAACTGGCCAAGGTACAAGCGATGatcttcttggcctgctgctggaGTCGAACATGGCTCACCGcagagggggcggcggcggcctcatGACGGATGAGGTGATCGGAGAGTGCAAGCTGTTCTACTTTGCTGGCACGGAGACCACATCCGCTCTGCTCACTTGGACTATGGTCTTGCTGTGCATGCACCCGGAGTGGCAGCACCGCGCGAGGGAGGAGGTCCTGCAGGTCTTGGGCAGCAGCAGCACCCCAGATTATGACTGTTTAAATCGCCTGAGAACC GTGAGCATGGTTTTGTACGAGGTGCTTCGGCTCTACCCACCGATAACAGCGATCCACCGCCGGACATACAAGCCGATGGAGGTCGACGGGATTAGGTACCCGGCTGGCGTGATGCTGACTATACCTGTGTTGTGCATCCACCATGACAAAGACGTCTGGGGGGCAGACGTGCACGAGTTCAGGCCAGAGAGGTTTGCCGATGGAATCTCCAAGGCGACAGCTTCCGGGTCCAGGAACACGCCGGCACCCTTCTTCCCGTTTAGTGGGGGCCCCCGGGTCTGCATCGGACAGAACTTTGCACTGCTCGAGGCTAAGATGGGGCTCGCCATGATCCTTCGACGTTTCTCCTTGGAGCTCTCACCAGCCTACAAACACGCACCATTACCCATTGGCATGCTGCAGCCACAGCACGGCGCACAAATCAAGCTCAGGAGGCTTCATTGA